The proteins below come from a single Pandoraea apista genomic window:
- a CDS encoding hydantoinase B/oxoprolinase family protein, translated as MPVNPFDNAIISQSVLAAAREMGVKLIRSAYSTILREASDGSAAISNRQGDIVAQAELIPIQLGPIGITLKQCLARFPVETITPDDFMITNDPYSGGQHLPDVYIFCPIFYGERLIGFSASVAHQIDFGGGAPGLDPGATDIYQEGLRLPPTKWSQSRDWNGGPLEQLVRANIRVPDLTIGDMNAMFAANAIAAARVAQLCDKYGADTVTEVMAEMVNYSERRFRAAIAQLPDGVYYGEDVIDDDGVTDEPLLIKVKVEVRGDAIDIDFTGSNPQVRRNLNSPFSCTVSAAVTCVKSVLTSPDIPFNDGILRAVRISAPYGSILNPAPPSPVRARLEANYRIYNAIMRALAPVAPEKVIATGFDTLTAACFSLQRDESFSVYLEIFGGGYGGSQHGDGCDAVDSPLSNCANTPVEALDMEYDFFRLERYTLEPDSFGIGKYRGGAGFSREYSVLKDGVVFAIYADRHRYAPQGLFGGEAGERGYCELTRNGVTERIASKSMVTLNRGDRVKVYMGGGGGYGDAAERPRSLREADIEDGMVTQ; from the coding sequence ATGCCTGTCAATCCGTTCGACAACGCCATCATCAGTCAGAGCGTGCTGGCCGCCGCCCGTGAGATGGGCGTGAAGCTGATCCGTTCCGCTTACTCGACCATTCTGCGCGAAGCGAGCGACGGCTCAGCCGCCATCAGCAACCGGCAAGGCGATATCGTTGCACAAGCCGAATTGATTCCGATCCAGCTCGGCCCGATCGGCATCACGCTGAAACAGTGTCTGGCGCGTTTTCCCGTGGAGACGATTACGCCGGACGATTTCATGATCACCAACGATCCGTATTCTGGCGGCCAACATCTTCCGGATGTCTACATCTTCTGCCCGATTTTCTACGGTGAGCGCCTGATCGGATTTTCGGCAAGCGTCGCGCATCAGATCGACTTCGGCGGCGGTGCGCCCGGCCTCGACCCCGGGGCCACGGATATTTATCAGGAAGGCTTGCGCCTGCCGCCGACCAAGTGGTCGCAAAGCCGCGACTGGAACGGCGGACCGCTGGAACAACTGGTGCGGGCCAATATCCGCGTGCCGGATCTGACCATCGGCGACATGAATGCCATGTTCGCCGCTAACGCGATCGCTGCCGCGCGCGTCGCCCAGCTTTGCGACAAATACGGTGCAGACACCGTGACCGAAGTGATGGCCGAAATGGTGAACTACTCGGAACGACGTTTCCGTGCTGCCATCGCGCAATTGCCCGACGGCGTGTACTACGGGGAAGACGTGATCGATGACGACGGTGTGACCGACGAGCCGCTGCTCATCAAGGTCAAGGTCGAAGTGCGCGGGGACGCCATCGACATCGACTTCACCGGTAGCAACCCGCAGGTGCGGCGCAACTTGAACTCGCCGTTCTCCTGCACGGTGTCGGCGGCAGTCACATGCGTCAAATCGGTTCTGACGTCACCGGATATTCCCTTCAACGACGGCATTCTGCGGGCGGTTCGAATCAGCGCGCCGTACGGCTCAATTCTGAATCCGGCGCCGCCTTCGCCGGTGCGGGCGCGGCTGGAGGCCAACTACCGGATCTATAACGCCATCATGCGAGCGCTCGCGCCGGTCGCACCGGAGAAGGTGATTGCAACGGGCTTCGATACGCTGACCGCCGCCTGTTTCTCCTTACAGCGTGACGAGAGTTTTAGCGTGTATCTGGAAATTTTCGGCGGCGGCTACGGCGGCTCGCAACACGGCGATGGATGCGATGCGGTCGACTCGCCGCTGTCGAACTGCGCCAATACGCCAGTCGAAGCGCTGGATATGGAATACGACTTCTTCCGCCTGGAGCGCTACACGTTGGAGCCTGACTCGTTCGGTATTGGGAAATATCGGGGCGGCGCGGGGTTCAGCCGGGAGTACAGCGTGCTCAAGGACGGCGTGGTCTTTGCGATCTATGCCGACCGTCACCGGTACGCACCGCAGGGACTATTCGGCGGCGAGGCCGGCGAGCGGGGCTACTGCGAACTCACACGCAACGGTGTGACGGAGCGCATTGCGTCGAAATCCATGGTCACGCTCAATCGCGGCGACCGCGTCAAGGTCTACATGGGCGGTGGCGGCGGCTATGGCGATGCTGCGGAGCGTCCGCGCTCGCTGCGCGAAGCCGATATCGAAGACGGCATGGTCACTCAGTGA
- a CDS encoding ABC transporter substrate-binding protein codes for MKVHLTGKRRLSSLCIATVTAMAAMIASGVAHAGIEGNTVKIGLLTDMSGAFSQFSGQGSVVAAQMAIDDCLAKECKGLKIQLLTADHQNKTDIALSKAREWADVEHVDAYADMVNSAVALAMENLAVQKKKIALFVGGPLSITNENCQPEYAVQWMWDTYSQTAAAIKGLAKPKQAWYFVTVDYAYGLAATTEARKQLDAIGAQTVGESKHPLNTSDMSSQIIAAQQSKADVVAFANSGADAANAIKTASEFQLGAKKQLAAFFPTVYEIKGIGLSQAQGLQFPESFYWDLDDGTRSFSKRFMDRYKKGPPSLTHAGVYSSVYHYLKAVVAADSKDPALVMRKMHELPIKDDVVRNATLRADGRMIHDYYYFKVKSPKESKGPWDLYTLQKVLPGEQVFLPASQSQCPALKKSTASR; via the coding sequence ATGAAAGTGCATTTGACCGGGAAACGTCGCCTGAGCAGCCTGTGCATCGCCACGGTGACGGCCATGGCGGCCATGATCGCGTCGGGCGTCGCCCATGCCGGCATCGAGGGCAATACCGTCAAGATCGGCTTGCTCACCGACATGAGCGGGGCCTTCTCGCAGTTCTCCGGGCAAGGCTCGGTCGTTGCCGCTCAAATGGCCATCGACGACTGCCTCGCCAAGGAATGCAAGGGCCTGAAGATCCAGCTCCTCACGGCGGATCACCAGAACAAGACCGATATTGCGCTCTCCAAGGCGCGTGAGTGGGCAGACGTCGAACACGTGGATGCCTACGCCGACATGGTCAACTCGGCCGTTGCGCTGGCCATGGAAAATCTGGCGGTGCAAAAGAAGAAGATCGCTCTGTTTGTCGGCGGTCCGCTCAGCATCACCAACGAGAACTGTCAGCCCGAGTACGCGGTGCAGTGGATGTGGGATACCTACTCGCAAACTGCCGCAGCGATCAAGGGGCTGGCCAAGCCCAAACAGGCTTGGTACTTCGTGACGGTCGATTACGCCTACGGCCTGGCCGCCACAACGGAGGCACGCAAACAGCTCGACGCAATCGGCGCACAAACGGTCGGCGAGTCCAAGCATCCGCTCAATACCAGCGACATGTCTTCGCAGATCATCGCAGCCCAGCAGTCGAAGGCCGATGTCGTGGCGTTCGCGAACTCTGGCGCCGACGCGGCCAACGCGATCAAGACCGCCAGCGAGTTCCAGCTTGGCGCGAAGAAACAACTGGCCGCGTTTTTCCCGACCGTCTACGAAATCAAGGGCATCGGGCTCTCGCAGGCGCAGGGTCTCCAGTTTCCGGAGAGCTTCTATTGGGACCTGGACGACGGCACCCGCAGCTTCAGCAAACGCTTCATGGACCGGTACAAGAAGGGACCGCCGTCGCTCACGCACGCCGGCGTGTATTCGTCCGTCTACCACTATCTCAAGGCAGTCGTTGCCGCCGACTCGAAGGACCCGGCACTCGTCATGCGCAAAATGCACGAGCTTCCCATTAAGGATGACGTGGTGCGCAACGCGACCCTGCGTGCCGATGGCCGCATGATCCACGACTACTACTACTTCAAGGTGAAGTCGCCGAAGGAGTCGAAAGGGCCGTGGGATCTGTACACCCTGCAAAAGGTGCTTCCGGGCGAGCAGGTGTTCCTGCCGGCATCGCAAAGCCAGTGCCCGGCGCTCAAGAAGAGCACGGCGTCGCGCTGA
- a CDS encoding NAD(P)/FAD-dependent oxidoreductase, whose amino-acid sequence MTAREHARLAAHDAVTANTGLRSDAADNGARRRDAGPTGAFPSLWSATATPALETPPLHASRRVDVAVIGGGFTGVSAALHLAEAGVDVCVLDAGEPGWGASGRNGGQVIPGLKHDPDALMKCFPGEQGVALVDMIGGAADVVFDLIARYGIDCDARREGWIQPAHSAAMLAAQSIRVAQWHTLGAPVEMLDRDAVTSRIGSPIYQGGWIDRRAGSLHPLNYLRGLVRAATGQGATIHGNTRVTGLRAVAGRWQVSTSSGHTLDAARVLIATNGYTGDLWPGLRRTLIAANSFIVATAPLPEHIAATVLPGGEVASDARRLLLYFRKDAAGRLLLGGRGSFSDPNSPSAWQHLERALVRLFPQTQGVPIEYRWAGRVAVTPDAMPHVHTPAPGLTISLGYNGRGIAMATTLGRELAGHLAGRSALRFPVTPIRPIPFHSLQRLYFSAAVNWYRVLDRLS is encoded by the coding sequence ATGACGGCACGCGAGCATGCACGTCTGGCCGCCCATGACGCGGTGACTGCCAACACCGGCCTGCGCAGCGATGCCGCCGACAATGGCGCGCGGCGCCGCGACGCAGGTCCGACCGGCGCGTTCCCGTCACTCTGGTCGGCCACCGCGACGCCCGCATTGGAGACGCCCCCGCTCCACGCGTCGCGACGCGTGGACGTGGCGGTGATCGGCGGCGGGTTCACAGGGGTTTCGGCTGCGCTTCATCTGGCTGAAGCTGGCGTCGACGTTTGTGTGCTCGACGCCGGTGAGCCCGGATGGGGCGCGTCGGGGCGAAATGGCGGTCAGGTGATTCCGGGGCTCAAGCATGATCCGGATGCGCTCATGAAGTGCTTTCCGGGGGAGCAGGGCGTCGCGCTCGTCGACATGATTGGCGGGGCGGCCGACGTCGTCTTCGACCTGATTGCGCGCTACGGCATCGACTGCGACGCACGGCGCGAAGGCTGGATACAGCCTGCGCATTCTGCCGCGATGCTGGCGGCCCAAAGCATCCGCGTCGCGCAATGGCACACGCTCGGGGCCCCCGTCGAGATGCTTGATCGTGATGCCGTGACATCACGCATCGGTAGCCCCATCTACCAGGGCGGCTGGATCGACCGGCGCGCGGGCAGCCTGCATCCGCTGAATTATCTGCGAGGCCTGGTACGCGCAGCGACCGGGCAAGGTGCGACGATTCACGGGAACACACGGGTGACCGGTCTGCGAGCGGTGGCGGGGCGCTGGCAGGTAAGCACGTCGTCAGGCCATACGCTCGACGCGGCGCGTGTGCTGATCGCGACCAACGGATATACCGGCGACCTATGGCCCGGGCTGCGCCGTACCTTAATTGCTGCAAACAGCTTCATTGTCGCTACGGCACCGTTGCCGGAGCACATTGCGGCCACTGTACTGCCAGGCGGCGAAGTTGCCTCCGATGCGCGGCGCCTGTTGCTGTACTTTCGCAAGGACGCAGCGGGCCGATTGCTGCTCGGCGGCCGCGGCTCGTTCTCGGACCCCAACTCGCCGAGCGCATGGCAGCATCTCGAGCGCGCACTGGTTCGTCTGTTTCCGCAGACGCAGGGCGTGCCCATCGAGTATCGCTGGGCGGGGCGTGTGGCGGTGACACCGGACGCGATGCCGCACGTTCACACGCCAGCCCCCGGTCTGACGATCTCACTCGGCTACAACGGCCGCGGTATCGCCATGGCGACTACGCTCGGGCGTGAACTGGCAGGACACCTGGCCGGGCGCTCGGCATTGCGCTTCCCGGTTACGCCCATCCGGCCGATTCCCTTCCATAGCTTGCAGCGCCTGTATTTTTCAGCTGCGGTTAACTGGTATCGCGTGCTCGATCGGTTGAGTTGA
- the gyrB gene encoding DNA topoisomerase (ATP-hydrolyzing) subunit B, which produces MSEQQKQADSGYGAASIQILEGLEAVRKRPGMYIGDTSDGTGLHHLVFEVLDNSIDEALAGYCDDIHVIIHADNSISVTDNGRGIPTGIKFDDKHEPKRSAAEIVMTELHAGGKFDQNSYKVSGGLHGVGVSCVNALSTYLKLTVRRDGKKHFMEFHRGVPQNRELEIVDGVETSPLKLLGDTDKRGTEVHFLADETIFGKVEFHYDILAKRMRELSFLNNGVRIRLTDQRTGKEDDFAFGGGVKGFVEYINKSKSVLHPTIFHVTGERDGIGVEVAMQWNDSYNETVLCFTNNIPQRDGGSHLTGLRAAMTRIINKYIDENELAKKAKVETTGDDMREGLTCVLSVKVPEPKFSSQTKDKLVSSEVRAPVEEYVAKALEEFLQETPNDAKIICGKIVEAARARDAARKAREMTRRKGVLDGVGLPGKLADCQEKDPALCEIYVVEGDSAGGSAKQGRDRKFQAILPLRGKVLNVEKARFDKLISSEQIVTLITALGCGIGKDDYNIDKLRYHRIIIMTDADVDGAHIRTLLLTFLYRQVPELIERGYVYIAQPPLYKIKHNKDERYIKDESELGQYMLKLALNNAELTPTTGAAPISGDALGELTRSYQLSDGVIERLSRIYESSVLTAVTEGVEINLDTEASAQASAKALEAALSNDPLAPEITITAVMEDVENAEPVPSLRVERRHHGNVKVTVIDQDFLQTADYAQLQKTAETFKGLIGEGATIKRGERSQTVTNFKSAMKWLMADAESKVSKQRYKGLGEMNAEQLWETTMDPTMRRLLRVQIEDAIAADGIFTTLMGDDVEPRRAFIESNALRAGNIDV; this is translated from the coding sequence ATGAGCGAACAGCAAAAGCAGGCCGATAGCGGCTATGGTGCAGCCTCCATCCAGATCCTCGAAGGTCTGGAGGCTGTGCGCAAGCGTCCCGGCATGTACATTGGCGACACGTCGGACGGCACGGGCCTGCATCACCTGGTATTCGAGGTGCTGGACAACTCGATCGACGAAGCGCTTGCGGGTTACTGCGATGACATCCACGTGATCATTCACGCGGACAATTCCATTTCCGTGACGGACAACGGTCGCGGCATTCCCACGGGCATCAAATTCGACGACAAGCACGAGCCGAAGCGTAGCGCTGCGGAAATCGTGATGACCGAGTTGCACGCGGGCGGCAAGTTCGACCAGAACAGCTACAAGGTGTCCGGCGGTCTGCACGGCGTGGGCGTGTCGTGCGTGAACGCGCTCTCCACGTACCTGAAGCTGACCGTGCGCCGTGACGGCAAGAAGCACTTCATGGAATTCCACCGTGGCGTGCCGCAGAACCGCGAGCTGGAAATCGTGGACGGGGTCGAGACGTCGCCGCTGAAGCTGCTGGGCGATACCGACAAGCGTGGTACCGAAGTGCACTTCCTGGCCGACGAAACGATCTTCGGCAAGGTCGAATTCCACTACGACATTCTCGCCAAGCGCATGCGCGAGCTGTCCTTCCTGAACAACGGTGTTCGGATTCGTCTGACGGATCAACGCACGGGCAAGGAAGACGATTTCGCATTCGGCGGCGGCGTGAAGGGCTTTGTTGAATACATCAACAAGTCGAAGTCGGTGCTGCACCCGACAATCTTCCACGTCACGGGCGAGCGCGACGGTATCGGCGTGGAAGTCGCCATGCAGTGGAACGACAGCTACAACGAAACGGTGCTGTGTTTCACGAACAACATTCCGCAGCGTGACGGTGGCTCGCACTTGACCGGGCTGCGTGCGGCGATGACCCGCATCATCAACAAGTACATCGACGAGAACGAACTGGCGAAGAAGGCCAAGGTCGAGACCACTGGCGACGACATGCGCGAAGGTCTTACGTGCGTGTTGTCGGTGAAGGTGCCGGAGCCGAAGTTCTCGTCGCAGACGAAGGACAAGCTGGTGTCGTCGGAAGTGCGTGCGCCGGTGGAAGAATACGTGGCGAAGGCGCTGGAAGAGTTTTTGCAGGAAACGCCGAACGACGCGAAGATCATCTGCGGCAAGATCGTGGAGGCGGCGCGTGCGCGCGACGCGGCGCGTAAGGCGCGTGAAATGACGCGTCGTAAGGGCGTGCTCGATGGCGTTGGCCTGCCGGGCAAGCTGGCGGATTGCCAGGAGAAGGACCCGGCGCTGTGCGAGATCTACGTGGTCGAGGGCGACTCGGCAGGCGGTTCGGCGAAGCAGGGTCGCGACCGTAAGTTCCAGGCGATTTTGCCGCTGCGCGGCAAGGTGCTGAACGTTGAGAAGGCGCGTTTCGACAAGCTGATTTCGAGCGAGCAGATCGTGACGCTGATTACCGCGCTGGGTTGCGGTATCGGCAAGGACGACTACAACATCGACAAGCTGCGTTATCACCGCATCATCATCATGACCGATGCTGACGTGGACGGCGCGCACATCCGTACGCTGTTGCTGACGTTCCTGTACCGTCAGGTGCCGGAGCTGATCGAGCGTGGCTACGTGTACATCGCGCAACCGCCGCTGTACAAGATCAAGCACAACAAGGACGAGCGATACATCAAGGACGAGAGTGAGCTGGGGCAGTACATGCTGAAGCTTGCGCTGAACAATGCCGAGCTGACGCCGACGACCGGTGCCGCGCCGATTTCGGGCGATGCATTGGGCGAGCTGACGCGCAGCTACCAGTTGTCCGATGGCGTGATCGAGCGTCTGAGCCGCATTTACGAGTCGTCGGTACTGACGGCGGTGACCGAAGGCGTCGAGATCAATCTCGACACCGAGGCGTCGGCCCAGGCGTCGGCCAAGGCGCTTGAAGCGGCACTGAGCAACGATCCGCTTGCGCCGGAGATCACGATCACGGCGGTGATGGAAGACGTCGAGAATGCCGAACCGGTGCCGTCGTTGCGTGTGGAGCGTCGCCACCACGGCAACGTGAAAGTGACGGTGATCGATCAGGACTTCTTGCAAACGGCGGACTATGCGCAGTTGCAGAAGACGGCCGAGACGTTCAAGGGTTTGATTGGCGAAGGCGCCACGATCAAGCGTGGCGAGCGTTCGCAGACGGTGACGAACTTCAAGTCGGCGATGAAGTGGCTGATGGCCGATGCGGAGAGCAAGGTCTCGAAGCAGCGCTACAAGGGTCTGGGCGAAATGAACGCGGAACAGTTGTGGGAGACCACGATGGACCCGACAATGCGCCGCCTGTTGCGTGTGCAGATCGAAGATGCGATTGCGGCAGACGGCATCTTCACCACGCTGATGGGTGACGACGTGGAACCGCGCCGCGCATTCATCGAGTCGAACGCGCTGCGTGCAGGGAATATCGACGTTTGA